From Xiphophorus couchianus chromosome 23, X_couchianus-1.0, whole genome shotgun sequence, one genomic window encodes:
- the LOC114138963 gene encoding protocadherin gamma-A12-like, whose amino-acid sequence MVIFPSLVSFSFFLLHVAHGEQSYSFPEEMKRGSVIGNIAKDLGLQTGALSTRRARIDTEESDKRYCDINVRNGALMVTERIDREGLCGKKASCILKQELVLEDPLELHRISLHIQDINDNSPVFKEVKIDLEIRESAVRGARFLIEEAHDADVGQNSVQQYSLEKNENFILAANGNTVELVLDKELDREKQKEINLLLTALDGGSPQRSGTVVIHVTVLDANDNAPVFSQAVYKASLPENSPIGTVVITVSATDADEGVNGDVTYDFGHVSDEVMKIFSIGSKKGEIHVMDAVDYEVTTLYEMRIKAKDGLGLSSYAKVIISITDVNDNAPVVSLKSLTNPIPEDTPSGTEVGIINVQDRDSENNRQVRCSIQENVPFKLVPSIKNYYSLVTTGQLDRELVSDYNITITATDEGSPPLSSSKTIQLSVADINDNPPVFEEQSYSAYVSENNKPGSSLCTVSARDPDWRQNGTVIYSLLPGEVNGASVSSYLSVNGDTGVIHAVRSFDYEQFRSFKVQVMARDNGSPPLSSNVTVSVFISDVNDNSPQILYPAPEGSSFMTELVPKAAHGGSLVSKVIAVDADSGQNAWLSYHIVKATDSGLFSIDLHSGEIRTQRDISESDSMKQNLIVAVKDNGQPSLSATCSMYLLISDNFAEVPELKDISYDEKNSKMTFYLIIALVSVSTFFLTFIIIILGVRFCRRRKPRLLFDGAVAIPGAYLPPNYADVDGTGTLRSTYNYDAYLTTGSRTSDFKFVSSYNDNTLPADQTLKKSPSDFADVFGVCDDSPEV is encoded by the coding sequence ATGGTAATCTTTCCGTCGCTGGttagcttctctttttttcttctgcacgTCGCGCATGGAGAACAGAGTTATTCCTTTCCAGAGGAGATGAAACGAGGATCAGTTATTGGAAATATCGCGAAGGATCTCGGGCTGCAGACAGGAGCGCTGTCCACCAGAAGAGCCCGCATTGACACCGAGGAGAGTGATAAACGTTACTGTGACATCAACGTGAGAAACGGAGCGCTGATGGTGACCGAGAGGATTGATCGTGAAGGCCTTTGTGGCAAAAAGGCTTCATGTATCTTAAAACAGGAGCTCGTTTTGGAAGATCCTCTGGAGCTGCATCGGATCAGCCTTCATATTCAAGATATTAATGATAACTCACCAGTATTTAAGGAAGTAAAAATAGACTTAGAAATTAGAGAATCGGCAGTAAGAGGAGCTCGCTTTTTAATCGAGGAGGCTCACGATGCGGATGTAGGACAAAATTCAGTTCAGCAGTATAGCCTTGAAAAGAACGAAAATTTCATTCTGGCTGCGAATGGAAACACAGTGGAGCTTGTTTTAGATAAGGAGCTTGAtcgagaaaaacaaaaggaaattaatttacTCCTTACAGCTTTAGATGGCGGATCTCCTCAGAGATCAGGTACAGTGGTCATACATGTAACTGTACTGGATGCTAATGATAACGCCCCAGTGTTTAGCCAGGCCGTTTATAAAGCCAGTCTGCCTGAAAACTCTCCTATTGGTACCGTAGTGATAACAGTGAGTGCAACTGATGCAGATGAGGGAGTGAATGGAGATGTGACCTATGATTTTGGACATGTttctgatgaagtgatgaaaataTTCAGCATTGGTAGTAAAAAAGGGGAAATACATGTAATGGATGCTGTAGATTATGAAGTTACAACATTATATGAAATGCGTATTAAAGCAAAAGATGGTCTGGGGTTGTCATCTTATGCTAAGGTTATCATTTCTATCACTGATGTGAATGACAACGCCCCTGTAGTTAGTCTGAAATCACTGACCAATCCCATACCAGAAGACACTCCATCTGGTACAGAGGTGGGCATCATTAATGTACAGGACAGAGACTCTGAGAATAACCGACAGGTTCGCTGCTCCATCCAGGAAAATGTCCCTTTTAAGTTGGTTCCTTCTATTAAAAACTATTATTCTCTGGTGACCACAGGACAACTGGACCGTGAACTAGTATCTGATTACAACATTACAATCACTGCCACTGATGAAGGCTCTCCTCCTCTGTCCTCCTCTAAAACTATTCAGTTGTCTGTAGCTGATATCAATGACAACCCACCTGTGTTTGAGGAACAGTCCTACAGCGCATATGTGAGTGAAAATAACAAACCTGGCTCCTCTTTATGTACTGTTTCTGCTCGAGATCCTGACTGGAGACAAAACGGTACAGTGATTTATTCTCTGTTACCTGGTGAGGTGAACGGTGCCTCGGTGTCCTCCTATCTATCTGTTAATGGAGACACAGGAGTGATCCACGCTGTGAGGTCATTTGATTATGAACAGTTCAGGAGTTTCAAAGTCCAAGTGATGGCCAGAGACAATGGTTCTCCTCCTCTCAGCAGCAACGTGACTGTCAGTGTGTTCATATCAGATGTGAATGACAACTCTCCTCAGATATTGTACCCAGCACCAGAGGGCAGCTCCTTCATGACTGAGTTGGTCCCTAAAGCTGCACATGGAGGGTCTCTGGTGTCCAAAGTGATAGCAGTGGACGCAGACTCTGGACAGAACGCCTGGCTGTCCTATCATATAGTGAAAGCCACAGATTCTGGACTTTTCAGTATTGATTTGCACAGTGGAGAAATCAGGACACAGCGGGACATTTCAGAATCTGACAGCATGAAACAGAACCTGATTGTTGCAGTGAAAGATAATGGACAGCCCTCTCTGTCTGCCACCTGTTCAATGTATTTACTTATTTCTGACAACTTCGCTGAAGTGCcagaactgaaagacatttcttATGATGAGAAGAACTCCAAGATGACCTTTTATCTGATCATCGCGCTGGTTTCTGTGTCCACCTTCTTTCtgaccttcatcatcatcatcctgggTGTGAGGTTTTGTCGtaggagaaagcccagactgttgTTTGATGGAGCAGTAGCCATCCCAGGAGCTTATCTTCCTCCAAATTACGCAGATGTTGACGGGACTGGGACTTTACGCAGCACCTATAATTATGATGCCTACCTGACAACAGGATCCAGAACCAGTGACTTTAAGTTTGTTTCATCTTACAATGACAACACGCTGCCTGCTGACCAGACTCTGAAGAAAAGTCCATCGGACTTTGCTGATGTGTTTGGCGTCTGTGATGATTCCCCAGAGGTATGA